The window GGGCGATCACCATGAAAGTTGTTTTTTCAGCTTACATGGCTGATGGAAATGTTCAGATGGAAGAAGAAAAGCtggattttatttaattaaaactctCTATTTGACTGTTCAAAAAAGACAGCCTAGTTTATTTGAATTTGTGTATTTAATAATTCAACCAGAGGTATGCATTTTTCTGGCTAACCAGTTCATTGGATGGACCAGCCTCTTCTGAAGTATGGCTTGATGTCTAAATCATGTAGGGTAGGGTCATAAACCAAACTGGCGGTGCATGTAAAGTTAAAATCATCTTATATGTGCAGCTATGGTGTGATTTATTATTGAGTTCCTTTTCCCAGTGcatgttttgatatttttgttttgctttcacTAACTTAATtgaccttttgttttctttatattattaatgTATAAGCAGTACCAAGTTGTATTGCTCATTCAATTCTGTTTGATGCATCAATGCAATTGAACTAGAATGGCTAATTAAAAGTGGTAGGTCAAGGAACTCTTGGGGGCTTTTCTGGCAGTTGTGATGTTAATTTAACATAATTACATGCAATTATGAAATCTTGTTTACTGTATCTTCAGCATGTATGTCAATACTTGtcaattatttgaaattatatatcTAGTTTTTGATACATAGAGTTGTACTTCTTGTGTCAGAATTTGTCCCATGAAGGAGCATTTCAGCCTTGGTCAGATGCATCATGTCTGAAGATGATGCTACAACTGTAAATATCTCAAGATTACAAAGCAGGAAAATCTTATAGCTGCAGCTCTATCAGTTCAAGCTTTATGGTAAAGGCCTTGTGGCAAATACATGTTTTTGCATTTACTGAGGATGAAACTCTTGCTTGTGTTTTGTGCATTCTAAAACTTTTGGATACCTTTTGTGGCACAAGCCATTTAGACATCTTGTAACTAAAATGTCTTAAAACAGTATAATGTCACAACCTGGCATACTTGCCTTCTTTCCTAGTCCAAATATCATCATTGTACATTTTGGGGAAGGCCATCGTTGAATAGAATGCGTGGCTTCCCCATGCTGAAGTTCAGGACCCTTGCATTCATGTTGTACTTGATTTCCCCATCATATAGCAGCTTCCTTATGTAGTGCTCTATGTCGGAACCAATAAGGCGAAGTGTATATTCTGTCAGAGGGGCACCCTGATTCCACATCACATATCAGTCTCAGAAAAACTCATGGAACAAAGATTGACATGGAGCAGAACGCATGAAAATGTTCTTTTCCTTCCAACGAAGTTTGAATACCGAAAAACTGAAGATAGCAACTAGTGTAAACATATCTTGTGTTAAAGCAGAGATCATGAAAGAAGTGCTTAACACTCTGAAAACATTAAAAGACTCACTTCCTACTCAAATGTATAGAGATGAGGATGGCTGTTTTGGGGATGGGCTTTTTGACCAGACATACAATGGCATCTGATGCTGCAGCTAgtcttttgatgtttttgtcTCTAAAGAGAACCTGGTTGTGATGGTGTTTTTATGAGGGGTGGACGATATTTCAGTGAACCCTGATGCAAGTATGTGGTGCTAGGCAGATAACCATTTGAAGTAATATGTAGCCCCTATCTGGTGGTTAACCTCATGGCAACCATTGAGAAGAACAAGTCAATTGATTACTAGAGTTAGATCATCACTTTGCAGACCATCCATGGTGGACGCTACAATGGGTGGGGGAAGAGCGACAGTCATGGTGTGCTACAGGGCAAATGGTATAGGATCAATGAAAGTCAAGGTTACTCTGGTGGCTTCTATGAGGGGTAGCATGTCTCTGCTGTACAAAATCACACTGAATACTTTGTCCCTCAATGCTAAAGAAGCACCCATGTCCCATGTGATTGGTGGGCAAAGTAAGAAAGCTTAAAATATCTGAGTATAAGCCAATCGGACAAATATTGGGCAATCAAAGAATGGAGCCTCAACGTATTCCATCTTACCATCTAATCTTCTAAATTAGTTTGCTAGGGACTTGGGCGTGATCCTGTTTTTAATTTATCAGTCCTaaaatttcaacttctttttcttttccctgaTTTTCTTTGTTATCAATTGTCAAATCAGAACAAGACTCATCATTTCTTCATCTTGATATTCCGAAGAGAAGAGCTTTGCATTGTTTTACCGTGGAGTTAGTGGCAAGAAAGCAAGCTTTCCATCCCATTATTGTATATACAAATCCTGAAAGCAGCAGTAATGGATGAAAGATGACAATGAAAAGGAAGATACCTCATAGTGATCTACAAGCTCCTGAAAGTAGGCATAGACCTTGTTGCAAGTCTCTGATGTCCAAACAAACTCATTAGTGGGGTCAAGGATAAGGGTGAGCTTATCCATCTGGGTTTGATCAAATTCACAGGTGACTGGATCGATGTAGGCAGCGTATATCCTGACATGGCGAGTGACACTGCTGAGCCACTGCCCCCCATATTCTCTGCTCATGTTCTTGCTCTTCACGTTAACCTGTGGTTCTACGGGTCTTGGTAACTTTTGCTTCCCTTGCTGCTTCATCTTCTCTTGCTCTTCTTCTTGCGCATTCACTTGCTGTGATTCGTCTACTTCAGCTTGCTGttgagctgaaatgaagaatgCCCTCCTCTTTCTCAGCTCTCTCTTGCCTCCAATCCAACCCAACATGGAGAATTTTGTACAAGCCATGTAAGACGAAGTCGCGGCCATGAGTGGATGCACTAGTTACTGGCTTTAGGAGTTTTTCAGTTCTCCTGTCAGTTTTGCTTTGGGAAATTGCTCCTAAGCACCGGTAGTTTTAGGAAAATTCTCAACAGGGCCAATGGATTTAGACCCTTTCTTTTGTGGATCagatttcttgtttttattgtgAAGAGAGAgcgagcgagagagagagagagagtgagagagtgTGTGGTGAACAAAGATACAAAATGGCTACCATCAATTGGCTTGTTACAGTGTTGGcctaatacattcaaaatgtTTGTCGAAGTAgacccccattttttttttaaataacagcCCCTTGATTTCAAGCGCAAAACATATATCATCGTCCAAAAGATGCGGCTGTTTCCACTTTCATGGCATCTTTCATTTCCTTCAACAAATGGCTCGTTGAATGCCCTGCATTATCCTATGCTGGTTCTAACAGACACGATTAACATCCTAATGTTTGTGTCCCATTGAGAATACGAAAGATTCGGCTATAAAAGATTCCTCagattgaaaaaacaaacaaataaataagcgCATTTGTTGgtatgcatatatataattCCTCCTTAATATCCGAACATATTTCCTTATTACAAATTTACTATCTCCCAAATAGTTGTTACTCATAagtcaattaaattaaaaacgagaagttttgagagaattttatgtttttaaaatcagaaaatactaattatttttttataagatacacaaacttttataaacttacattaaaaaaataataaatttt is drawn from Vitis riparia cultivar Riparia Gloire de Montpellier isolate 1030 chromosome 18, EGFV_Vit.rip_1.0, whole genome shotgun sequence and contains these coding sequences:
- the LOC117907523 gene encoding NAD(P)H-quinone oxidoreductase subunit M, chloroplastic, producing the protein MAATSSYMACTKFSMLGWIGGKRELRKRRAFFISAQQQAEVDESQQVNAQEEEQEKMKQQGKQKLPRPVEPQVNVKSKNMSREYGGQWLSSVTRHVRIYAAYIDPVTCEFDQTQMDKLTLILDPTNEFVWTSETCNKVYAYFQELVDHYEGAPLTEYTLRLIGSDIEHYIRKLLYDGEIKYNMNARVLNFSMGKPRILFNDGLPQNVQ